In a single window of the Myxococcus guangdongensis genome:
- a CDS encoding TldD/PmbA family protein: MPRVSAPARRASTSQLAPLAARRIAPAPLLPQALLERLLAVAMERGGDFAEVYVERTHSTSVVLEESRIKSAQTGLIQGVGVRVISGGKVGYAFSDDWDEPALLRAASTAAMIAQGTGAERAFPVSRIAVPSHYRVPTPLADVEVSLKASLLTRADGAARAFDSRVTQVNGAYVDQTRRIAVANTEGRYTEDTQDLCRMSIQVVAQGKKNERRTGSYGGGGRVPFTHWATFPPEDVGREAARQAVATLGAVDCAAGPQTVVLAPGWSGILLHEAVGHGLEADFIRKGTSLFAGKLGQKVASELVTVIDDGTVSSGRGSINIDDEGTPGERKVLIENGVLKGYLYDSLNAKLMGQRSTGSGRRESFKHLPIPRMTNTFLAPGNHHPEDILKEVKRGLYCATFGGGQVDISNGNFVFEVSEAYQIEDGKLGRPVKNAILIGVGPEALKNVSRVGCDPQPDPGMGVCGKNGQSMPVGVGLPTVRIDNVTVGGTQV; this comes from the coding sequence CCCTGCTGCCCCAGGCGCTGCTCGAGCGCCTGCTGGCCGTGGCGATGGAGCGCGGCGGGGACTTCGCCGAGGTCTACGTGGAGCGCACCCACAGCACCAGCGTCGTGCTGGAGGAGTCGCGCATCAAGAGCGCCCAGACGGGCCTCATCCAGGGCGTGGGCGTGCGGGTCATCTCCGGAGGCAAGGTGGGCTACGCCTTCTCCGACGACTGGGACGAGCCCGCGCTGCTGCGGGCCGCCTCCACCGCGGCGATGATTGCCCAGGGCACCGGCGCCGAGCGGGCCTTCCCCGTCTCGCGCATCGCCGTGCCCAGCCACTACCGCGTCCCCACCCCACTCGCCGACGTGGAGGTCTCCCTCAAGGCGTCCCTGCTCACGCGCGCGGATGGGGCCGCCCGCGCGTTCGACTCGCGGGTGACGCAGGTCAACGGCGCCTACGTGGACCAGACGCGCCGCATCGCCGTGGCCAACACCGAGGGCCGCTACACCGAGGACACCCAGGATTTGTGCCGCATGTCCATCCAGGTGGTGGCGCAGGGCAAGAAGAACGAGCGGCGCACGGGCTCGTACGGCGGTGGAGGCCGGGTGCCCTTCACCCACTGGGCGACCTTCCCTCCCGAGGACGTGGGCCGCGAGGCCGCGCGCCAGGCGGTGGCCACGCTGGGCGCGGTGGACTGCGCGGCGGGCCCCCAGACGGTGGTGCTGGCGCCGGGCTGGAGCGGCATCCTCCTGCATGAGGCGGTGGGCCACGGCCTGGAGGCGGACTTCATCCGCAAGGGCACGTCGCTGTTCGCCGGCAAGCTGGGACAGAAGGTCGCCTCCGAGCTGGTGACGGTCATCGACGACGGCACGGTGTCGAGCGGGCGCGGCTCCATCAACATCGACGACGAGGGCACGCCGGGAGAGCGCAAGGTCCTCATCGAGAACGGCGTGCTCAAGGGCTACCTCTACGACAGCCTCAACGCGAAGCTGATGGGCCAGCGCTCCACCGGCAGCGGGCGGCGCGAGTCCTTCAAGCACCTGCCGATTCCCCGCATGACGAACACGTTCCTCGCGCCGGGCAACCACCACCCCGAGGACATCCTCAAGGAAGTGAAGCGCGGGCTGTACTGCGCGACCTTCGGCGGCGGTCAGGTGGACATCAGCAACGGCAACTTCGTGTTCGAGGTGAGCGAGGCGTATCAAATCGAGGACGGCAAGCTGGGCCGCCCGGTGAAGAACGCCATCCTCATCGGCGTGGGGCCGGAGGCGCTCAAGAACGTGTCCCGCGTGGGGTGCGACCCGCAGCCGGATCCGGGCATGGGCGTGTGCGGCAAGAACGGCCAGTCGATGCCCGTGGGCGTGGGCCTGCCCACCGTGCGCATCGACAACGTCACCGTCGGCGGAACCCAGGTCTGA